The following are encoded in a window of Neomicrococcus lactis genomic DNA:
- a CDS encoding MFS transporter, whose amino-acid sequence MAVTDAVPARQNTRSRVLFASLIGTTIEFYDFYAYATASVLVFPALFFPNATNINAILSAFAIFGVAFIARPLGSVLFGHFGDKLGRKGTLVASLLTMGLATFLIGFLPAAQGAWVILAPLFLVLLRFAQGLALGGEWSGAALVAIENAPADKRAIYGTFPQLGAPLGFIIANTMFVFLQNSLTAEQFMAWGWRVPFWFSIVMVAIGLWVRLRLVESTSFQKVIAQDKVSKNPVADTFRLHWRAVLAGTFIMFATYVLFYLMTSFTLTYGTSPATPEQAAAAAAKAGKAFNPDGFVPGLGIARPEFLTMLIIGVVFFAIFTLVSGPLSEKLGRRKFLIIVTVLIVIFGCSWTTMFGPGKAPAMVGLIIGMSLMGSTFGPMAAFLPELFPTNVRYTGSAVAYNLSSVIGAAPASFVAIALWQAGGGNTVWVGVYLALAGICTLIALFMTRETRDQEFEDNLA is encoded by the coding sequence GTGGCAGTCACTGACGCAGTGCCAGCGAGGCAAAACACGCGTTCCCGCGTTCTTTTTGCGTCGCTCATCGGCACCACTATCGAATTTTATGATTTCTATGCCTATGCAACGGCATCGGTTCTGGTCTTCCCCGCGCTGTTCTTCCCGAACGCAACTAATATCAACGCTATTCTGAGCGCGTTCGCAATCTTCGGCGTCGCGTTTATCGCCCGTCCGCTGGGTTCAGTGCTCTTTGGCCACTTCGGCGACAAGCTGGGCCGCAAGGGAACCTTGGTGGCATCGCTGCTCACCATGGGCTTGGCAACCTTCCTCATTGGATTCCTGCCGGCGGCTCAAGGCGCTTGGGTTATCCTCGCACCGCTCTTCTTGGTGCTTCTGCGCTTTGCTCAGGGCCTTGCGTTGGGTGGCGAATGGTCGGGTGCAGCCTTGGTGGCAATCGAAAACGCTCCAGCCGACAAGCGCGCCATCTACGGCACGTTCCCGCAGCTCGGTGCGCCTCTCGGCTTCATCATTGCTAACACGATGTTCGTCTTCCTCCAGAACAGCCTGACTGCAGAACAATTCATGGCTTGGGGCTGGCGAGTTCCGTTCTGGTTCTCCATTGTCATGGTCGCAATCGGTCTGTGGGTACGCCTCCGTCTCGTCGAATCGACTTCTTTCCAGAAGGTCATTGCGCAGGACAAGGTTTCTAAGAACCCTGTAGCGGACACCTTCCGTCTCCACTGGCGCGCTGTGCTTGCTGGCACGTTCATCATGTTTGCAACCTACGTGCTGTTCTACTTGATGACTTCCTTCACATTGACCTATGGAACTTCACCAGCCACGCCTGAACAGGCAGCCGCTGCAGCAGCTAAGGCCGGCAAGGCGTTCAACCCGGATGGCTTCGTGCCTGGACTGGGCATTGCACGCCCAGAGTTCCTTACCATGCTGATTATCGGCGTCGTGTTCTTCGCGATCTTCACTCTGGTCTCGGGTCCGCTGTCTGAAAAGCTGGGTCGCCGGAAGTTCTTGATCATCGTCACGGTGCTCATCGTGATCTTTGGCTGCAGCTGGACAACCATGTTTGGACCAGGCAAGGCTCCGGCAATGGTTGGTCTGATCATCGGTATGTCATTGATGGGTTCAACGTTCGGCCCTATGGCCGCTTTCCTACCCGAGCTGTTCCCAACCAACGTCCGCTACACCGGATCGGCCGTTGCCTACAACCTGTCGTCCGTCATTGGCGCAGCGCCGGCATCGTTCGTTGCCATCGCATTGTGGCAGGCTGGCGGCGGAAACACGGTCTGGGTTGGCGTTTATCTCGCATTGGCTGGTATCTGCACGCTCATTGCTCTCTTCATGACTCGCGAGACTCGCGATCAAGAGTTTGAGGACAACTTGGCTTAG
- a CDS encoding NAD(P)H-quinone dehydrogenase, with translation MTNHMDISKKHLVIIGGGPGGYEAALVAAHLGAKVSVVEARGMGGAAVLTDVVPSKTLIATADAMRRVNSARELGVNIGNAATGEKDAVAWADFDVVNSRLLDLAASQSADIRAALERNGVEIYDGHGKLLGSSEVQVTRHDGSTTVLKADAILLAVGAHPRELPTAKPDGERIFNWTQVYNMTEVPEHLVVVGSGVTGAEFASAYNLLGTKVSLVSSRDRVLPGEDPDAAAVLEEVFQRNGVNVVSKSRAEAVERTENGVLVTLGDGRTLEASHCLLAVGGIPNTEGLGLEAAGVQVNEAGYIQVDGVSRTTATNIYASGDCTGVFALASVAAMQGRIAMAHWLGDGVRPLKLNEVSSNIFTSPEIATVGVTEKQVAEGVYQADVLRLDLATNARAKMMNVTEGFVKIFSRRGSGTVIGGVVVAPRASELIFPISLAVHKRLHVDDLAETFTVYPSLSGSVSEAARRLHVHL, from the coding sequence GTGACCAACCATATGGACATCAGCAAAAAGCATCTAGTCATCATCGGCGGCGGCCCCGGCGGCTATGAGGCGGCGCTTGTAGCAGCCCATCTCGGCGCCAAAGTGAGCGTCGTGGAGGCCCGTGGCATGGGCGGAGCGGCCGTTCTCACAGACGTTGTTCCGTCCAAGACATTGATCGCCACCGCGGATGCAATGCGACGTGTGAACAGTGCGCGTGAGCTGGGTGTCAATATTGGCAACGCCGCCACCGGCGAGAAGGACGCGGTCGCTTGGGCTGACTTCGACGTGGTGAACTCCCGTCTTTTGGATCTTGCGGCGTCCCAGTCTGCTGATATCCGTGCGGCACTGGAGCGCAACGGCGTGGAGATCTATGACGGTCACGGAAAACTTCTGGGTTCTTCCGAAGTACAGGTCACCCGCCACGATGGCTCCACGACGGTCTTGAAGGCCGACGCTATCTTGCTGGCCGTGGGTGCTCACCCGCGCGAATTGCCGACCGCTAAGCCAGACGGGGAACGCATCTTCAACTGGACTCAGGTCTACAACATGACTGAGGTGCCTGAGCATCTTGTAGTGGTTGGATCTGGTGTGACCGGCGCCGAGTTTGCCTCGGCCTACAACCTTTTGGGCACCAAGGTGTCGCTGGTGTCTTCACGCGACCGCGTGCTTCCGGGCGAGGACCCGGACGCCGCAGCAGTTCTGGAAGAGGTCTTCCAGCGCAACGGCGTCAACGTGGTGAGCAAATCTCGTGCTGAAGCGGTGGAGCGCACGGAGAACGGCGTGTTGGTAACGCTCGGCGATGGCCGGACCCTTGAAGCAAGTCACTGCCTCTTGGCTGTTGGCGGTATCCCTAACACCGAGGGGCTCGGCTTGGAAGCTGCTGGCGTTCAGGTCAATGAAGCTGGCTACATCCAGGTTGATGGTGTTTCCCGCACCACGGCAACGAACATCTACGCTTCTGGCGACTGCACCGGCGTATTTGCTTTGGCATCCGTGGCGGCCATGCAAGGCCGGATCGCGATGGCTCACTGGCTAGGCGACGGCGTTCGTCCGCTCAAGCTCAACGAAGTTTCGTCCAACATCTTCACGTCGCCAGAAATCGCGACCGTTGGCGTCACCGAAAAGCAGGTGGCTGAAGGTGTCTACCAGGCCGACGTACTACGTTTGGATCTGGCCACGAACGCTCGCGCCAAAATGATGAACGTAACGGAAGGCTTCGTGAAGATCTTTTCCCGCAGGGGCTCCGGAACCGTTATTGGCGGCGTAGTTGTTGCGCCACGTGCCTCCGAACTGATCTTCCCGATTAGTCTCGCTGTTCACAAGCGACTCCACGTGGATGACCTTGCCGAGACCTTCACTGTGTATCCATCATTGTCTGGATCTGTTTCTGAAGCTGCGCGAAGGTTGCACGTTCACTTGTGA
- a CDS encoding purine-nucleoside phosphorylase, which produces MQKSSGACRFLYVNNEPFDLARDAADAIAKITGVATHDISLTLGSGWGGAADLIGETTHEFAAADIPGFFSPAVHGHGGTIRSILTESGKRVLVIGARTHFYEGKGVRAVAHGVRVAAAAGCKIAVLTNGCGGLNPNWAPGTPVLIKDHINLTASSPLEGATFVDLTDLYSSRIREIAKTVDSSLDEGVYAQFTGPHYETPSEVQYAKIIGADLVGMSTALEAIAARHAGMEVFGISLVTNLAAGISDQPLSHEEVLEAGQAAGPRISQLLANIVGQL; this is translated from the coding sequence ATGCAAAAATCAAGTGGTGCCTGTAGGTTTTTGTATGTGAATAACGAACCGTTTGACCTTGCCCGCGACGCCGCCGATGCCATCGCGAAGATCACTGGAGTAGCTACCCACGATATTTCCCTCACTCTGGGATCAGGCTGGGGCGGAGCCGCTGACCTTATTGGTGAAACCACGCACGAGTTCGCGGCCGCTGATATCCCTGGATTCTTCTCTCCTGCCGTCCACGGCCATGGTGGAACTATTCGCTCGATTCTCACCGAGAGCGGAAAGCGCGTGCTCGTTATTGGCGCCCGCACGCACTTCTACGAGGGCAAAGGCGTTCGCGCCGTCGCCCACGGTGTCCGTGTTGCGGCCGCTGCCGGTTGCAAGATCGCAGTCCTGACCAACGGCTGTGGTGGCTTGAATCCCAATTGGGCACCCGGCACCCCCGTGCTCATCAAGGACCACATCAATCTCACGGCTTCGTCCCCGCTCGAGGGCGCTACGTTCGTGGATCTTACGGACCTTTATTCCTCACGCATTCGCGAGATCGCCAAGACTGTCGACAGCTCCCTCGACGAAGGCGTCTACGCACAGTTCACGGGACCTCACTACGAGACCCCGTCAGAAGTGCAGTACGCGAAAATCATCGGCGCCGATCTAGTGGGCATGTCTACCGCTCTCGAAGCAATCGCTGCCCGCCACGCTGGCATGGAGGTCTTTGGCATCTCACTCGTGACCAACCTTGCTGCCGGCATTAGTGATCAGCCGTTGAGCCACGAAGAAGTACTTGAAGCTGGACAGGCCGCTGGACCAAGGATTTCTCAATTGCTCGCCAACATCGTTGGTCAGCTTTAG
- a CDS encoding phospho-sugar mutase, translated as MNSHSTREALLQRARVWAAEDPDPQTQQELLDLLAGLENPDASLEELEDRFAGTLEFGTAGLRAALGAGPMRMNRVVVRRTAAGLARFLATKAGSAYVPRVVVGYDARHNSLEFAKDSAAVFTAHGFETFLMPSALPTPVLAFAVRHLDADCGVMVTASHNPPQDNGYKVYLGGRVVTDAGQGAQIVSPLDQEIAAAIDYSTPLSSIELADSGWTVLPGKGEDDDVAATYARAVADAVAQKVTDEPSDKYLPIVLTPLHGVGGETMESVLRGAGFTNLHVVQEQSAPDPDFPTVTFPNPEEAGAIDMALELADRVDAALVIANDPDADRCAVAIKSTDGWRMLRGDELGSVLGNFLATSLADSAEGAVFANSIVSSRRLAGIAAAHNIAHSNTLTGFKWISRVPGLTFGYEEALGYCVAPELVRDKDGISAGLLVAEIAARRHAKGENLQQDLDDLDLKYGLYATDQLSVRVSSLDLIGAMMGRIRAQAPESLGGSPVDSVIDLSLPGGDLPPTDGVLFATADDTRVIIRPSGTEPKLKCYLEVHLNADAPGTLDEQRLAAQERLAEVRNDVSEALGL; from the coding sequence ATGAATTCCCATTCCACTCGCGAAGCACTGCTGCAGCGAGCGCGGGTCTGGGCCGCTGAAGACCCAGACCCTCAGACACAACAGGAACTTCTTGACCTCCTCGCAGGTCTTGAGAATCCGGACGCCTCTCTCGAAGAGCTCGAGGACCGCTTCGCCGGCACCCTCGAGTTCGGCACCGCCGGATTGCGCGCCGCCCTTGGTGCCGGTCCTATGCGCATGAACCGAGTCGTGGTCCGCCGCACCGCAGCTGGCCTCGCTCGATTCCTCGCAACGAAGGCTGGAAGCGCGTATGTACCGCGCGTCGTCGTAGGTTACGACGCTCGCCACAACTCGCTGGAATTTGCAAAAGACTCGGCAGCCGTCTTTACCGCGCACGGGTTCGAGACGTTCTTAATGCCATCTGCGTTGCCAACGCCCGTGCTCGCTTTCGCAGTGCGCCACCTTGATGCCGACTGTGGCGTCATGGTGACCGCTTCGCACAATCCTCCACAGGACAACGGCTACAAGGTGTACCTCGGCGGCCGGGTTGTCACGGACGCTGGGCAAGGCGCTCAGATCGTTTCGCCGCTGGATCAAGAGATCGCCGCGGCCATCGATTACTCCACTCCGCTCTCGAGCATCGAGTTGGCAGATTCGGGATGGACGGTACTTCCAGGCAAGGGAGAGGACGACGACGTCGCCGCGACTTACGCGCGCGCCGTTGCGGACGCCGTGGCTCAGAAGGTGACGGATGAGCCTTCTGACAAGTACTTGCCCATTGTCCTCACTCCCCTACATGGTGTGGGTGGCGAAACGATGGAGAGCGTCCTCCGCGGCGCTGGATTCACGAATCTTCATGTGGTTCAAGAGCAATCTGCTCCTGACCCTGATTTCCCGACCGTGACCTTCCCAAATCCGGAAGAGGCCGGCGCCATTGATATGGCTCTCGAGCTTGCGGATCGTGTCGATGCCGCGCTGGTGATTGCCAATGATCCGGACGCAGACCGTTGTGCTGTGGCGATTAAGTCGACTGACGGATGGCGCATGCTTCGCGGTGACGAGTTGGGATCCGTGCTCGGCAACTTCCTCGCCACGAGTCTGGCCGACTCCGCCGAAGGCGCTGTGTTCGCCAACTCGATTGTGTCGTCCCGCCGCCTTGCAGGCATCGCTGCCGCGCACAACATTGCTCACAGCAACACGCTGACGGGCTTCAAGTGGATTTCCCGTGTCCCAGGGCTGACTTTCGGCTACGAAGAGGCGCTAGGCTATTGCGTGGCGCCTGAATTGGTTCGTGACAAGGACGGCATTTCGGCCGGATTGCTCGTGGCCGAAATCGCCGCTCGCCGCCATGCCAAGGGTGAGAACTTGCAGCAGGACCTTGACGATCTCGACCTCAAGTACGGTCTATACGCTACGGACCAGTTGTCCGTCCGTGTGAGCTCGTTAGACTTGATCGGCGCCATGATGGGACGCATTCGCGCGCAGGCGCCTGAGTCCTTGGGAGGTTCCCCTGTTGACTCCGTAATTGACTTGTCCCTCCCCGGCGGCGACCTACCTCCGACAGATGGCGTCTTGTTTGCCACGGCGGATGACACACGAGTCATCATTCGTCCGTCTGGCACAGAGCCCAAGCTGAAGTGCTACTTGGAAGTTCATTTGAACGCCGATGCACCAGGAACGCTTGACGAGCAGCGTCTAGCCGCGCAGGAACGCCTAGCGGAGGTTCGTAACGACGTCAGCGAAGCACTCGGACTGTAG
- the deoC gene encoding deoxyribose-phosphate aldolase, with translation MTISPAAELSAAELAQMIDHTLLKQNSSRDDILRVCDEAREFKFKSVCVNPLWVSTVSEALEGSGVLTCSVIGFPFGASPTAVKVFETKQAIADGANEIDMVIDIASAIRGDRDALVADISAIAAAAHEGNAILKVILETSMLDDAAKVLACEASVEAKADFVKTSTGFGGGGATVEDVALMRKTVGPTLGVKASGGVRSREDALNMIKAGATRLGASSGIAIVRGELGESSY, from the coding sequence ATGACTATTTCTCCCGCCGCAGAGCTTTCGGCAGCCGAGCTCGCTCAAATGATTGACCACACGCTTCTCAAGCAGAATTCCTCCCGGGACGACATCCTGCGAGTCTGCGATGAAGCGCGCGAATTCAAGTTCAAATCCGTGTGCGTAAATCCTTTGTGGGTTTCCACCGTCAGCGAAGCTTTGGAAGGTAGCGGCGTCCTTACCTGCTCCGTCATTGGATTCCCATTCGGTGCCTCCCCGACGGCCGTCAAGGTGTTCGAAACGAAGCAGGCCATCGCTGATGGTGCGAACGAGATCGACATGGTCATCGACATTGCCTCTGCCATCCGCGGAGATCGCGACGCTTTGGTTGCTGACATCTCCGCTATCGCTGCGGCCGCTCATGAGGGCAACGCCATTCTCAAGGTGATCTTGGAAACGTCCATGCTTGACGACGCCGCCAAAGTACTCGCTTGCGAAGCATCCGTCGAAGCGAAGGCAGATTTCGTGAAGACCAGCACTGGTTTCGGTGGCGGCGGCGCGACGGTTGAAGACGTTGCTTTGATGCGCAAGACGGTCGGACCGACCCTGGGTGTGAAGGCATCCGGTGGTGTGCGTTCCCGCGAGGATGCGCTCAACATGATCAAAGCTGGCGCAACAAGGCTCGGTGCTAGCTCAGGAATTGCTATTGTTAGAGGAGAACTGGGCGAAAGCTCGTACTAG
- a CDS encoding YtxH domain-containing protein — MRLFTFIAGAVAGYIFGTRQGRESYENMKSKAKQMWEDPQTQQKITEFTDKVKEKAPEVSAAVSSAASKVTTQVKEKVSHSDNAEKDVPVADDVISDPAQDDQVGSDWAAEGGSPRPQQ, encoded by the coding sequence ATGCGACTCTTCACATTCATTGCAGGTGCAGTAGCGGGATATATTTTCGGAACCCGTCAGGGCCGGGAATCGTACGAGAACATGAAGTCTAAAGCGAAGCAGATGTGGGAAGACCCTCAGACGCAGCAGAAGATCACAGAGTTCACGGATAAGGTCAAAGAAAAGGCGCCTGAAGTCAGCGCAGCCGTTTCTTCGGCCGCATCCAAGGTGACCACTCAGGTCAAGGAGAAGGTCTCGCACTCGGACAACGCCGAGAAGGATGTTCCGGTTGCAGATGACGTCATCTCTGACCCAGCTCAGGATGACCAAGTTGGATCTGACTGGGCCGCCGAAGGTGGATCCCCTCGTCCTCAGCAGTAG
- the rfbA gene encoding glucose-1-phosphate thymidylyltransferase RfbA has translation MKGIILAGGSGTRLHPITQGISKQLVPVYDKPMIYYPLSTLLLAGIREILIITTPHDAPQFQRLLGDGSQFGVSFSYVQQPSPDGLAQAFVLGRDFIGDDKVALVLGDNVFYGPGMGTQLTKNVDVDGAAIFGYWVKNPRAYGVVEFDANGKAISLEEKPAEPKSSYAVPGLYFYDNEVVDIAQSLKPSARGELEITDVNRTYLERKKLSVTLFPRGTAWLDTGTIDDLNDASTFIRTIEHRQGLKIGAPEEIAWRQGFLSDAELAERAEKLVKSGYGSYLLQLLDIDRSLSVD, from the coding sequence ATGAAGGGCATCATTCTCGCCGGCGGTTCCGGAACGCGACTACATCCGATCACTCAAGGAATCTCCAAGCAACTGGTGCCTGTCTATGACAAGCCCATGATTTATTACCCGCTTTCAACCTTGTTGTTGGCTGGTATTCGAGAAATCCTTATCATCACCACACCCCACGATGCCCCACAGTTCCAGCGCTTGCTGGGCGACGGCTCACAGTTCGGCGTATCCTTCTCCTACGTCCAGCAGCCCTCCCCCGATGGTTTGGCACAAGCATTTGTCTTGGGCAGAGACTTTATAGGCGATGACAAGGTTGCTCTTGTACTTGGTGACAACGTCTTCTACGGCCCAGGCATGGGCACCCAGTTGACCAAGAATGTTGACGTCGATGGCGCGGCCATCTTTGGTTACTGGGTCAAAAATCCGCGCGCCTACGGTGTGGTGGAGTTTGACGCCAACGGCAAAGCCATATCGCTTGAGGAGAAGCCTGCGGAGCCCAAGAGCAGCTACGCCGTCCCGGGCCTCTATTTCTATGACAACGAAGTTGTAGACATCGCGCAGTCCCTTAAGCCATCAGCCCGCGGAGAGCTCGAAATTACGGACGTAAACCGTACATACCTAGAGCGCAAGAAGCTCAGTGTCACCCTTTTCCCGCGTGGAACCGCCTGGCTCGACACCGGAACCATCGACGACCTCAACGACGCTTCCACCTTCATCCGCACCATCGAGCACCGCCAGGGACTCAAGATTGGCGCCCCGGAGGAGATCGCCTGGCGACAAGGGTTCCTCAGTGACGCTGAATTAGCCGAACGCGCAGAAAAGCTCGTGAAGAGCGGATACGGAAGCTACCTCCTTCAACTATTAGACATCGATCGAAGTTTGTCCGTTGACTAA
- a CDS encoding nucleotidyltransferase family protein, with amino-acid sequence MTNQAPTVEIPQATRVRIAHALVAAIARENHIDVLHVKGYAAPDDLYHEGRLSTDADVLVRPHQANALVQCLRGNGWRTVTSFESGSIFKHAAALWHDTWGYVDVHRSFPGFTIEPTQAFDLLWRQHNQKLIANQLCKVPSRLDHALIIAIHASRDPARGDSDTKFVLNAISDEKQELRKRAILFGAMTPYAIATNDELGLAEVQQHPDFRLWKSLASGGDRLELFRARIHAATSPQEKVKIALGSLLINKDHLQMRLDRKPSITDYLNEFRARAAYAFSMFTQRKTDGKP; translated from the coding sequence TTGACTAATCAGGCACCTACCGTCGAGATTCCGCAAGCGACTCGCGTGAGAATTGCTCACGCTTTGGTTGCGGCAATTGCGCGCGAAAACCATATCGACGTGCTCCATGTCAAGGGATATGCCGCGCCTGACGATCTCTACCACGAAGGCCGTCTCAGCACTGACGCTGACGTTCTTGTACGCCCCCACCAAGCAAACGCTCTCGTCCAATGCCTGCGCGGAAATGGCTGGCGCACGGTCACGTCATTCGAATCTGGCTCAATTTTCAAGCATGCGGCTGCCTTATGGCATGACACGTGGGGCTATGTTGATGTACACCGATCGTTTCCGGGCTTCACAATTGAACCAACCCAGGCGTTCGACCTCTTGTGGCGCCAGCACAATCAAAAGTTGATTGCGAATCAACTTTGCAAAGTGCCGAGTCGACTAGATCATGCTCTGATCATTGCCATCCATGCTTCTCGAGATCCAGCGCGGGGCGACAGTGACACGAAGTTTGTCCTCAACGCCATCTCGGATGAGAAACAGGAACTGCGAAAACGGGCAATTCTGTTCGGCGCAATGACTCCGTACGCTATTGCCACCAATGATGAATTAGGACTCGCTGAAGTTCAGCAGCACCCGGACTTCAGGCTCTGGAAGTCGCTTGCCTCTGGCGGTGATCGACTTGAACTCTTCCGTGCGCGGATACACGCTGCGACCTCACCACAAGAGAAGGTGAAAATCGCCTTAGGTTCCCTCCTGATCAACAAGGACCATCTCCAAATGCGGCTCGATCGCAAACCCTCGATCACCGATTATCTAAACGAGTTCCGCGCTCGGGCAGCATATGCATTCTCGATGTTCACCCAACGGAAAACAGACGGCAAACCATGA
- a CDS encoding PqqD family protein, whose translation MPDCAFEYFKSETPTALVVCATPGSRAMVLSSTGTLIWDALTREFQTESDIVIAISEQAGVSPDVISDDVRETLTSLHESGLIEQG comes from the coding sequence ATGCCTGACTGTGCTTTCGAATACTTCAAATCCGAAACTCCAACCGCTCTAGTCGTTTGTGCCACGCCTGGATCTCGGGCGATGGTTCTCAGCAGTACTGGAACCTTGATTTGGGATGCTTTAACGCGAGAGTTTCAAACTGAATCGGACATTGTCATTGCGATTTCGGAGCAGGCAGGCGTCAGCCCGGATGTCATCAGTGACGATGTTCGAGAGACACTCACTAGCCTCCATGAATCCGGGCTCATTGAGCAGGGCTAG
- a CDS encoding glycosyltransferase — translation MARASVNEPMDAPRIAIAHDYLTQRGGAERVVLSMHKAFPEATIYTTLYDPEKTFPEFANANIVTSPLNAIPLFRRDHRLALPLLAPISSSFDVPADIVLTSSSGWAHGFAGSGRKIVYCHTPARWLYLRDHYLGDGNRSSPQSIALNFLAPFLKKWDQKHAQNLRNKYLANSTVVQQRIESTYGIHAPIIFPPHSLDTGGVQESVPEISQLVRGKYLLVVARLMKYKNVDKIIEATSALGVPLVIVGSGPEKSALESMAGETTVLLSDLTDAQLRSVYSGAKALIAASHEDFGITPLEAASWGIPTVALRKGGYLDTIVENETGLFFDEPQPNQIAEAIQGMFAREWDSSTIRSHADDFSEARFIDEIRDAVLKFSDHK, via the coding sequence ATGGCAAGAGCTTCTGTGAACGAACCTATGGATGCTCCTCGCATCGCAATAGCTCATGACTACTTGACACAGCGCGGCGGAGCCGAACGTGTCGTGCTGTCGATGCACAAGGCATTTCCAGAGGCGACCATTTACACGACTCTCTACGATCCAGAGAAGACATTTCCCGAGTTTGCGAACGCAAATATAGTCACATCACCGCTCAATGCAATTCCTCTATTTCGCAGGGACCATCGACTGGCACTCCCGCTCCTGGCACCCATTTCGAGCTCGTTTGATGTGCCTGCTGACATCGTTTTGACGTCGTCGTCAGGCTGGGCTCATGGTTTTGCAGGTTCCGGACGGAAGATTGTCTATTGTCATACACCTGCGCGATGGCTGTATTTGCGGGATCACTATCTGGGAGATGGCAATCGCAGTAGTCCTCAATCAATCGCACTGAACTTCCTCGCACCATTTCTCAAGAAGTGGGATCAGAAACATGCTCAAAATCTACGAAACAAATACTTGGCTAACTCCACGGTGGTGCAGCAAAGAATTGAATCCACTTACGGGATTCATGCGCCCATCATCTTTCCGCCGCATAGCTTAGACACGGGAGGGGTCCAAGAGTCTGTTCCGGAAATTTCGCAACTTGTTCGCGGAAAGTACCTCTTAGTCGTGGCCCGCCTGATGAAATACAAGAACGTCGACAAGATTATTGAAGCGACATCAGCGTTGGGTGTACCTCTCGTCATTGTGGGGTCGGGGCCAGAAAAGAGCGCGCTCGAGAGCATGGCGGGGGAGACAACAGTCCTATTGAGTGACCTGACGGATGCCCAACTTCGGTCGGTTTACTCGGGAGCTAAAGCACTGATCGCCGCCAGCCATGAAGATTTTGGTATCACCCCACTTGAAGCAGCATCTTGGGGCATTCCGACGGTCGCCCTACGGAAGGGTGGATATCTCGACACAATTGTTGAGAATGAAACGGGTCTCTTCTTCGATGAGCCGCAACCGAATCAGATTGCTGAAGCAATTCAGGGAATGTTCGCTCGAGAGTGGGACAGCTCGACGATTAGATCGCACGCCGACGACTTCTCCGAGGCGCGCTTCATCGATGAAATTCGAGATGCCGTCTTAAAGTTTAGCGATCATAAGTGA
- a CDS encoding glycosyltransferase family 2 protein, producing MVVPTRGGISRLPRLVEAFASQSQQEFEVIFVVDGDLDGSSDYLSSSLVKDKLTHSRVITFSENRGRSVALNEGFSASNGEILIRCDDDLEPNPGYIQNHIDRHERLVQGVVGLTRNVLPDTPYARAYGNEADRLAEKAALDISSGLRWRHWAGNVSIPRSIWSKVGMYDISYRRYGWEDVDYGYRIHRAGYPIVIAPELTTPHHAAAVTTKIRSLRALHSGAARDKFVELHGEDVLPQAYGTTLWNRLVSGVAEVSNENSISIASNLIDHVLPVVPSAVGRKLVALMVESSGLAGVRYPSRAKQSF from the coding sequence GTGGTGGTCCCGACGCGTGGGGGAATTAGTCGACTGCCACGGCTTGTTGAGGCATTTGCTAGCCAAAGTCAGCAGGAATTCGAGGTAATTTTTGTTGTTGACGGTGATCTGGACGGATCTAGTGACTATCTATCCAGCTCGTTAGTTAAAGACAAGTTGACGCACTCTAGAGTCATAACTTTCTCGGAGAATAGGGGAAGATCTGTAGCTCTCAACGAGGGCTTTAGCGCATCAAATGGCGAGATCCTCATCCGTTGTGACGACGATCTGGAGCCAAACCCGGGCTATATCCAGAATCATATCGATCGCCATGAGCGACTGGTACAGGGCGTCGTAGGGTTGACGCGAAACGTCCTACCGGATACTCCTTATGCTCGTGCTTACGGGAACGAGGCGGACCGATTGGCCGAGAAAGCGGCGCTTGACATCTCGTCCGGCCTCCGATGGCGACACTGGGCCGGGAATGTATCAATTCCACGATCTATCTGGTCCAAAGTAGGAATGTACGACATTTCCTATCGTCGTTATGGATGGGAAGATGTCGATTACGGCTACAGAATTCACAGGGCAGGTTACCCAATCGTCATTGCTCCAGAACTCACTACGCCACATCATGCAGCTGCAGTAACCACCAAAATACGTAGTCTACGGGCGCTTCACTCAGGTGCCGCGCGAGACAAATTTGTAGAGCTCCACGGTGAGGACGTACTACCACAGGCATACGGAACTACTCTTTGGAATCGACTCGTTTCCGGAGTTGCCGAAGTTTCAAACGAGAATTCCATTTCAATCGCGTCTAACCTCATTGACCATGTGCTGCCAGTAGTCCCATCCGCTGTCGGACGAAAACTCGTGGCGTTAATGGTTGAAAGTTCAGGGCTGGCGGGCGTCCGATACCCTTCTAGAGCGAAACAGAGTTTTTAG